One window of Mangrovibacterium diazotrophicum genomic DNA carries:
- a CDS encoding alkaline phosphatase family protein, with protein sequence MKYCIVPILLISSWFAISCTRSSASTEDEPRRPYLVVLSLDGFRWDYPEMYNTPNLDMLARKGVKAQSMEPCFPSKTFPNHYSIATGLYPEHHGIVLNTFSDPEVGDFKLSDRAAVQDPDFYLGEPIWVTAEKQNVRTACFYWPGSEAPIEGIYPSIWKKYDQSVSYESRIDSVVSWLKKPEGTRPHLIMTYFDEPDHAGHANGPFATETKAVIERVDSLVGVLGAKLENLDIADSINFVVVSDHGMGQITSHKSIALANFINEEWVEKIRGGNPVVMLKPFDNYVDTVWRVLSSIPHVKVYSRMNMPEEYHYTESNRILDYVCVADSGYALYWKCSNFTDGGTHGYDPANSDMHAIFYGEGPAFKKNYESTSSIRNIDLYSMFSEILGIEPAKNDGSIDGVAQFLIDPKRAN encoded by the coding sequence GTGAAATACTGTATAGTTCCCATTTTACTTATTTCTTCGTGGTTCGCGATTTCGTGTACACGCTCATCTGCATCAACAGAAGATGAACCCCGGAGGCCTTATTTGGTTGTGCTTTCTTTGGACGGTTTCCGGTGGGATTATCCGGAAATGTACAATACTCCAAACTTGGATATGTTAGCCCGTAAGGGGGTGAAAGCCCAGTCGATGGAGCCTTGTTTCCCAAGTAAAACATTCCCGAATCATTATTCAATTGCAACGGGTTTGTATCCGGAGCATCATGGTATTGTTTTAAACACGTTTTCTGATCCTGAAGTCGGAGATTTTAAACTGAGCGATCGCGCAGCGGTACAAGATCCGGACTTCTATTTGGGTGAGCCGATTTGGGTAACTGCCGAGAAGCAAAATGTGCGAACGGCCTGTTTTTACTGGCCTGGATCGGAAGCGCCAATCGAAGGAATTTATCCCAGTATCTGGAAGAAATACGATCAATCAGTTTCATATGAAAGTCGGATTGATTCGGTTGTGTCGTGGTTGAAGAAGCCGGAAGGTACACGGCCTCATTTGATTATGACTTATTTTGACGAACCGGATCATGCCGGACATGCCAACGGACCTTTTGCAACGGAAACGAAGGCGGTTATTGAACGCGTTGATAGTCTTGTTGGGGTTTTGGGCGCTAAGCTGGAAAATCTGGATATTGCAGATTCAATCAACTTTGTTGTGGTTAGCGATCACGGAATGGGGCAAATAACTTCGCATAAAAGCATTGCTTTGGCGAATTTCATTAACGAGGAATGGGTGGAGAAAATTCGCGGTGGTAACCCGGTTGTCATGCTAAAACCGTTCGACAATTACGTGGACACCGTATGGCGCGTTTTATCAAGCATTCCGCACGTGAAAGTGTATTCGAGAATGAACATGCCCGAAGAGTATCATTATACCGAGAGTAATCGAATTTTAGATTACGTCTGTGTAGCTGATAGCGGCTATGCGCTGTATTGGAAATGTTCGAATTTTACAGATGGCGGTACACATGGTTACGATCCGGCGAACAGTGATATGCATGCCATTTTTTACGGCGAAGGGCCCGCATTCAAAAAGAACTACGAGTCGACATCCAGCATCCGGAATATTGATTTGTACTCGATGTTCTCCGAAATTTTGGGAATCGAACCGGCAAAAAATGACGGAAGTATTGATGGAGTCGCACAATTCCTGATCGATCCGAAAAGAGCAAATTAA
- a CDS encoding DUF6787 family protein: MLNKLKDRWQVDSNLQLFVIFFVFSVSGSLTLFIRKFVFHLIHFDPSWPFLFKVLVYVVTIVPIYQLSLLTLGTLLGQFVFFWRFEKKMLRRFGIRIK; the protein is encoded by the coding sequence ATGCTAAACAAATTAAAAGACCGCTGGCAGGTCGATTCAAACTTGCAGCTTTTCGTCATCTTCTTCGTGTTTTCTGTCAGTGGAAGCCTAACGCTATTTATTCGCAAGTTTGTTTTTCACCTAATCCATTTCGATCCAAGCTGGCCATTCCTATTCAAAGTATTAGTTTATGTGGTCACCATCGTCCCCATTTATCAACTGAGCTTGTTGACACTAGGAACACTGTTAGGACAATTCGTCTTTTTCTGGCGATTCGAAAAGAAAATGCTCCGTAGATTCGGAATCAGAATCAAATAA
- the msrA gene encoding peptide-methionine (S)-S-oxide reductase MsrA — translation MAESKKETQIATLGGGCFWCTEAIYRELKGVIYVASGYSGGEIINPSYREVCTGQTGHAEVVEIEFDPTVVSFPEILEVFFATHDPTTLNRQGADVGTQYRSAVFYHNPEQKAIAETIIKQLNDENIFGAKVVTEVTEWTNFFKAEDYHQNYVANNPGQGYCQFVVIPKLEKFRKIFKDRLKSSVK, via the coding sequence ATGGCAGAATCAAAAAAAGAAACCCAAATAGCGACACTCGGAGGCGGTTGTTTTTGGTGCACCGAGGCGATTTACCGAGAACTTAAAGGAGTGATTTACGTTGCATCCGGCTACTCGGGTGGCGAAATCATTAATCCATCTTACCGCGAAGTATGCACCGGTCAAACCGGGCACGCAGAAGTCGTCGAAATTGAGTTTGACCCAACGGTTGTTAGTTTTCCGGAGATCCTGGAGGTCTTCTTTGCAACGCATGATCCAACAACCTTGAATAGACAAGGAGCTGATGTTGGAACGCAATATCGGTCGGCTGTTTTCTATCACAATCCGGAACAAAAAGCAATTGCCGAGACCATCATCAAACAGTTGAACGATGAAAATATCTTCGGAGCTAAAGTTGTTACAGAAGTCACGGAATGGACAAATTTTTTCAAGGCTGAAGACTACCATCAAAACTACGTGGCCAATAATCCGGGCCAGGGCTATTGCCAGTTTGTCGTAATTCCGAAACTGGAGAAATTCAGAAAAATCTTCAAAGATCGGCTGAAAAGCTCCGTCAAATAA
- a CDS encoding flavodoxin family protein, with protein sequence MKILGINGSPRRNGNTKILLETAFKPLEEAGFQTEIFQLGGKPVHGCTACGKCRKIKDKRCHIKNDTLNECIAKMLEADAVILGSPVYFADVTTEMKALIDVAGYVTRGNGHLLKRKVGAAVISVRRGGQLHTFDTINNFFLINQMIIPGSSYWNFAFGKAEGDVVNDTEGMEIIATLGENMAWLLSKLKD encoded by the coding sequence ATGAAAATACTTGGCATCAACGGTAGTCCGCGACGAAACGGCAACACAAAAATATTGCTGGAGACGGCATTTAAACCTTTAGAAGAAGCTGGATTTCAAACTGAAATATTTCAACTGGGTGGGAAACCTGTTCACGGGTGTACCGCGTGCGGCAAGTGTCGGAAAATAAAGGACAAACGCTGCCATATAAAAAACGACACCTTGAATGAATGCATTGCCAAAATGCTTGAGGCCGACGCTGTTATTTTAGGGTCGCCGGTCTATTTTGCCGATGTTACTACCGAAATGAAAGCCTTGATAGACGTGGCGGGATACGTAACACGGGGAAACGGCCATCTTTTAAAAAGAAAAGTAGGTGCAGCTGTTATTTCAGTGCGAAGAGGTGGTCAACTGCACACCTTCGACACCATCAATAATTTCTTCCTGATCAACCAAATGATTATTCCTGGTTCATCCTATTGGAATTTCGCTTTTGGCAAAGCCGAAGGCGACGTGGTTAACGACACTGAAGGGATGGAAATAATTGCGACGCTGGGCGAAAACATGGCTTGGTTGCTGAGTAAATTGAAGGACTAA
- a CDS encoding SNARE-associated domain-containing protein: MINQSKTGFLLKNLGRALIYALVIGVAYYLFKEYIIAENQEVWLKKFYSNPTLIYLIYIGSEVLFGLFPPEFFMLWAYHGGDVLHYTLNLIFFAGVSYGAGYLSFLIGRYLQRTVFFRFMSRKFFMKYWPLFRKFGSVLIIAAALTPLPWALISMLVGTTEYPLKRYLYFALFRILRFSIYGFIIFQTHQF; this comes from the coding sequence ATGATCAACCAAAGTAAAACCGGTTTTCTGCTTAAAAATCTGGGACGAGCCCTGATTTATGCCTTGGTGATTGGAGTTGCGTATTACCTGTTCAAGGAATATATCATTGCAGAAAACCAGGAAGTTTGGTTGAAGAAATTCTACAGTAATCCAACACTTATTTATCTCATCTACATCGGGTCGGAAGTTTTATTCGGACTGTTTCCACCTGAGTTTTTCATGTTATGGGCTTACCATGGCGGCGACGTGCTACATTATACACTCAACCTGATATTCTTTGCGGGGGTGTCTTATGGAGCCGGCTATCTATCCTTTCTTATTGGAAGGTACCTCCAGCGAACCGTCTTTTTCCGATTTATGAGTCGAAAATTTTTCATGAAATACTGGCCACTATTTCGCAAGTTTGGCTCCGTTCTGATTATTGCTGCAGCACTCACTCCCCTGCCGTGGGCACTCATTAGCATGTTGGTTGGAACCACAGAGTACCCCTTAAAAAGATACTTATATTTCGCCTTGTTTCGTATCCTTCGCTTTTCCATCTACGGCTTCATTATTTTCCAAACCCACCAGTTTTAA
- a CDS encoding vWA domain-containing protein encodes MKFADPLFLLALLLVIVPILIHFIQFKRYKTVYFSQVAFLKTLMNESKKRNNLKQLIILLCRISAVTFIVLAFARPYIPLNQQARLQDEVVVGIYLDNSFSMNGLSDKGTLLDKAKLEAIELANSFSPGTKFVILTNDPDPVSRLSLTKDQLISEIGKVKSSASNMEISRAVATLKTQIESSNAKTTSNIYLLSDFQKNFSDFGEIKPDSTSQVFVIPFAQQSTDNLLIDTCWLETPGRLQEQTELLKVRITNQSAKAYNNIPLKFYLNDSLKALQAVSLKAQETIETEVSYQNLKQGIHYCRLELDDYPITYDNAFYFSYKVESEVRALEISDENSEAVKWIEKLFSDDEQVKLSTMTSNKLQLGRFSAFQCIYLIDLKELSEGLQNALVKFAEAGGSIIMFPGETADIDNYNVLLRRLNVATYGSIQDSPLKIDGLNLQNHLFRDVFTRDYERVNLPSLYKSYPMQLPFQSLGSKVLTNNDGSTALYEFPYKLGRVYQFSFPLTSESTDFFRNALFVPVIFNVALHSYFPQTIQYELQPNTVINLKTDATFAVPESITMKQHEGNFSIQIPLAAGTTESIRFSTSDFVNEAGFYDLIGNDTVFGALAFNYSSRESDMNFYSLDELKAIASKSNFQLAQPETNAIGQYDLDSLNVIELWKYFIILAILFLLAELLVIRFWK; translated from the coding sequence ATGAAATTTGCCGATCCCCTGTTTCTGCTTGCGCTGCTTTTGGTAATTGTGCCAATTCTGATTCACTTCATTCAATTTAAAAGATACAAGACGGTTTATTTCAGCCAGGTAGCCTTTCTGAAAACGCTAATGAACGAGTCGAAAAAAAGGAATAACCTGAAACAATTGATCATCCTGCTTTGCCGAATTAGCGCCGTAACATTTATCGTTTTGGCTTTTGCACGTCCATATATTCCACTAAACCAACAAGCCCGATTGCAAGATGAAGTTGTCGTTGGAATTTATCTCGACAATTCATTCTCAATGAACGGCTTGTCGGACAAAGGGACGTTGCTGGACAAAGCAAAACTGGAAGCCATTGAGCTGGCGAATTCATTTTCACCGGGAACCAAATTTGTGATTCTGACCAACGACCCGGATCCGGTTTCACGTTTAAGCCTAACGAAAGACCAGCTGATAAGCGAAATAGGAAAAGTGAAAAGCAGCGCGTCAAACATGGAAATAAGCCGGGCTGTGGCAACTCTAAAAACCCAAATCGAGTCGAGCAACGCCAAAACAACAAGCAACATCTACTTACTCTCCGATTTTCAAAAAAACTTCTCCGATTTCGGTGAGATAAAACCAGATAGCACTTCACAAGTTTTTGTCATTCCATTTGCACAACAAAGCACCGACAATCTGCTGATCGATACGTGCTGGCTCGAAACTCCGGGACGTTTGCAGGAACAAACGGAACTTCTGAAAGTGCGGATCACCAACCAGTCGGCAAAAGCCTACAATAACATCCCGCTGAAATTTTACCTGAACGATTCGCTCAAAGCTCTTCAGGCCGTCAGCCTGAAAGCACAGGAGACGATTGAAACGGAGGTCAGCTATCAAAATCTGAAACAAGGCATTCATTATTGCCGACTGGAACTGGACGACTACCCCATTACCTACGACAATGCATTCTATTTCAGCTATAAAGTTGAGAGTGAAGTTCGCGCACTGGAGATTTCAGACGAAAATTCAGAAGCAGTAAAATGGATCGAGAAACTTTTTTCGGACGACGAGCAGGTCAAACTAAGCACAATGACTTCCAACAAACTCCAACTCGGGCGTTTTTCCGCTTTCCAATGCATTTATCTGATCGATTTGAAGGAACTGTCGGAAGGTTTACAGAATGCACTTGTAAAATTTGCAGAAGCTGGTGGCAGCATCATTATGTTCCCGGGCGAAACGGCCGACATTGACAACTACAACGTGTTATTGCGACGACTGAATGTTGCGACATATGGAAGTATTCAGGATTCGCCGTTAAAGATAGATGGGCTGAATCTTCAGAATCATCTTTTCCGCGATGTATTCACTCGCGACTACGAACGGGTTAACCTTCCGTCGCTTTATAAATCGTACCCCATGCAGCTGCCTTTCCAGAGCCTTGGCAGCAAGGTTTTAACCAACAACGACGGCAGTACCGCACTTTACGAATTCCCCTATAAACTCGGACGGGTCTATCAATTCTCATTTCCCCTCACAAGCGAATCCACCGATTTCTTCCGAAATGCGCTATTCGTGCCGGTTATTTTCAACGTGGCGCTACACTCCTATTTCCCACAAACGATTCAATACGAATTACAACCGAACACAGTCATCAACCTAAAAACCGATGCAACTTTTGCCGTGCCTGAGAGCATTACAATGAAACAGCACGAAGGCAATTTCAGTATACAAATTCCGCTTGCTGCAGGAACAACAGAAAGCATCCGTTTTTCAACTTCCGACTTTGTCAACGAAGCAGGTTTTTACGATTTGATTGGCAACGACACAGTATTTGGTGCGCTGGCCTTCAACTACAGCAGTCGGGAATCGGACATGAATTTCTATAGCCTTGATGAGCTGAAAGCAATTGCCTCAAAAAGCAATTTCCAGCTAGCTCAGCCCGAAACAAATGCCATTGGCCAATACGATCTGGATTCGTTAAATGTGATTGAACTTTGGAAATATTTTATCATCCTGGCCATTTTGTTTCTGCTGGCGGAACTCCTGGTTATTCGGTTTTGGAAATAG
- a CDS encoding MerR family transcriptional regulator — translation MNYYTIKDLESLSGIKAHTIRIWEKRYGLLVPDRTSTNIRFYTDDELKHLLNVAALVKRGHKISKVSVYTAQRIREEVLKLNREASSMDDFIDQLVIHILNFDTEKLEDLLDTLQSRFGFEKMITDVIFPLFQKVGVYWQIGSMFPAQEHMVSNLVRQRIIVESSKMNHARNGKTVLLFLPENEQHELGLLFSRYLAQKDTFDTIYLGQNVPFADIHALAGTKAVDLIVTVFVNAMEKEDIEKYLRDLRSLFGNVPVSVSGLQVKAKEPALPANVYFINNIEAYRDLLAKVNRG, via the coding sequence ATGAATTACTACACAATAAAAGATCTCGAATCGTTGTCGGGAATTAAAGCCCACACCATCCGAATTTGGGAAAAACGCTATGGCTTGCTTGTCCCGGATAGAACGAGTACAAATATTCGGTTTTATACTGATGATGAACTGAAACATTTGCTGAATGTGGCTGCTTTGGTGAAACGGGGTCACAAAATATCGAAGGTTTCGGTTTATACTGCACAAAGAATTCGCGAAGAGGTATTGAAGTTGAATCGCGAAGCGAGTTCGATGGATGATTTCATAGATCAGCTGGTGATTCATATTCTCAATTTCGATACGGAAAAATTAGAGGATTTGCTGGATACACTTCAAAGCCGGTTTGGTTTCGAGAAGATGATCACAGATGTGATATTTCCACTGTTCCAGAAAGTTGGAGTTTACTGGCAGATTGGTAGCATGTTTCCGGCGCAGGAGCACATGGTTTCGAATTTGGTTCGACAGCGTATTATCGTTGAATCGTCCAAGATGAATCATGCGCGTAATGGCAAAACTGTTTTGTTGTTTCTTCCCGAGAATGAGCAGCACGAATTAGGTCTTCTTTTTAGCCGGTATCTCGCTCAAAAGGATACCTTCGATACCATCTATTTGGGACAAAATGTTCCCTTCGCAGATATTCATGCTTTGGCCGGAACGAAAGCGGTCGATCTTATTGTGACCGTTTTTGTGAATGCAATGGAAAAAGAGGACATCGAAAAATACCTGCGTGATCTTCGTTCTTTGTTCGGAAATGTCCCGGTTTCGGTTAGCGGGTTGCAGGTTAAAGCCAAGGAACCCGCGTTGCCCGCAAACGTCTATTTTATTAATAATATTGAAGCTTACCGCGACTTGTTGGCAAAAGTGAACCGAGGCTAA
- a CDS encoding aminotransferase class I/II-fold pyridoxal phosphate-dependent enzyme, whose amino-acid sequence MEKSFTTRSLNIPFPKEDPHRALDMPVYESIAFDFASSEDIAANFRGELPAHVYSRTSNPTVEYFERKMKTLTGAYQSLALASGMAAISNTILALCKAGDNIISSNHLFGHSFALLDQSFASYGLETRFVDTNNLAEIESNIDENTRLIYFETVTNPQLEIADIEAIVAIANKHQIVLVVDSTVTPPVSFSSKSLGVHVEVMSTTKFISGGATSFGGVILDNGLYDWSKNPNTKDFREKFGKDAFIARLRKNYYRNTGGAMTAHTAHYQILGLDILELRFERSYQNCMALGEFLSQHPKVKKVTYPGLKSDVGYELAMKQFNGKPGTVMTFDLESQAACFAFMNELEIIRRATNLNDNKSLIIHPFSTIYVEFPEEERKAMGIQPTMMRLSVGIEAAPDLIADIEQALSRI is encoded by the coding sequence ATGGAAAAAAGTTTTACTACCCGTTCGCTTAATATTCCTTTCCCGAAAGAAGATCCTCATCGGGCTTTGGATATGCCTGTTTACGAATCAATTGCTTTTGATTTTGCCTCGTCTGAGGATATTGCAGCCAATTTTAGAGGCGAATTGCCTGCTCACGTATATTCGAGAACTAGCAACCCGACGGTTGAATATTTCGAGCGAAAAATGAAAACATTGACCGGTGCTTATCAGTCGTTGGCGTTGGCGTCGGGAATGGCAGCTATTTCAAATACGATTTTGGCGCTGTGCAAAGCGGGTGATAACATTATTTCCAGTAATCATTTGTTTGGGCACAGTTTTGCCTTGCTTGATCAAAGTTTTGCCAGTTACGGCTTAGAGACTCGGTTTGTTGATACCAATAATCTGGCTGAGATTGAGTCGAATATTGATGAGAATACGCGTTTGATTTATTTTGAAACGGTAACCAATCCACAGCTGGAAATCGCAGATATTGAAGCAATCGTAGCGATTGCCAATAAGCATCAAATTGTGTTGGTTGTTGATAGTACCGTTACGCCGCCGGTAAGTTTTAGTTCAAAGTCGCTTGGTGTCCATGTTGAAGTGATGTCTACAACAAAGTTTATTTCAGGCGGAGCGACTTCTTTTGGAGGTGTAATTCTAGACAACGGTCTGTATGATTGGTCGAAGAACCCGAATACAAAAGATTTCCGGGAAAAGTTTGGAAAAGATGCATTTATCGCTCGTTTGCGGAAAAACTATTATCGCAACACCGGTGGTGCAATGACCGCACACACGGCTCACTACCAGATTTTAGGTTTGGATATTCTGGAATTGCGGTTTGAACGAAGCTATCAGAATTGCATGGCTTTGGGCGAATTCCTGTCGCAACATCCAAAGGTTAAAAAAGTAACCTACCCCGGACTGAAAAGTGACGTTGGTTATGAACTAGCGATGAAACAATTTAATGGTAAACCCGGAACAGTTATGACTTTTGATTTGGAATCTCAAGCAGCCTGTTTTGCCTTTATGAACGAATTGGAGATTATTCGTCGTGCGACCAATTTGAACGATAACAAATCACTGATTATACATCCATTCTCAACAATCTATGTTGAATTTCCGGAAGAAGAACGGAAAGCAATGGGAATTCAGCCTACAATGATGCGTCTCTCGGTTGGGATTGAAGCTGCCCCTGATTTGATCGCTGATATTGAACAGGCGTTGAGTCGAATTTAA
- a CDS encoding DUF4159 domain-containing protein produces the protein MKQLLFFTAFFLSINLGWAQESTLKIGLLKYNGGGDWYGDPTALPNLMSFCNRELNTNFASDPGTVEPGSPEIFNYPMLHLTGHGNVIFTPDECRNLKLYFESGGFLHIDDNYGLDTYIRREMKKIFPEQEFVELPASHPIFHQKFDFPEGLPKIHEHDGKRAQAFGLFIDNKLVCLYTYESDISDGWEDPAVHGDSPEVRKKALEMGANIVSYVFSN, from the coding sequence ATGAAACAATTGCTTTTTTTTACCGCCTTTTTTTTGTCGATTAACTTGGGTTGGGCGCAGGAATCGACCCTGAAGATCGGCCTATTGAAATACAATGGTGGCGGAGACTGGTATGGCGACCCAACTGCTCTTCCCAATCTCATGAGCTTTTGCAACCGCGAATTGAATACCAACTTTGCCAGCGATCCGGGAACCGTTGAGCCAGGCAGCCCCGAAATATTCAATTACCCCATGCTGCATCTCACTGGTCACGGCAATGTGATTTTCACGCCCGACGAATGCCGGAATCTAAAACTTTATTTCGAATCAGGCGGGTTTCTGCATATCGACGATAATTACGGGCTGGATACCTATATTCGGCGCGAAATGAAAAAGATTTTTCCGGAACAGGAATTTGTTGAGCTTCCTGCCAGCCACCCTATTTTCCATCAAAAATTTGACTTCCCTGAAGGTCTTCCCAAAATACATGAGCACGACGGCAAACGGGCGCAAGCATTCGGGCTTTTCATTGACAATAAACTGGTGTGTCTTTACACGTACGAATCAGATATCAGCGATGGCTGGGAAGATCCGGCTGTGCATGGAGATAGTCCCGAAGTGCGCAAAAAAGCACTCGAAATGGGTGCAAACATCGTTTCCTATGTATTCAGCAACTAA
- a CDS encoding YciI family protein codes for MKKLLFVISAFLISVSAFAQREFSMTEGDTTYVMKRYVFMHLLSGTERSQDSLEAAKIQEQHLAHLNKMADSGKLVVAGPFENGGEYRGLLIFDVETIEEALALEGEDPAVKAKRLKMQAFYWWGAKGTKLP; via the coding sequence ATGAAAAAACTACTTTTTGTCATCTCCGCTTTCCTGATTTCCGTATCAGCTTTCGCGCAGCGGGAATTTAGTATGACCGAGGGTGATACGACCTATGTAATGAAACGCTATGTTTTTATGCATTTGCTTTCGGGCACCGAACGAAGCCAGGATTCACTTGAAGCGGCGAAAATTCAGGAACAACACCTCGCTCATCTCAATAAGATGGCAGACTCCGGCAAACTCGTCGTTGCCGGCCCTTTTGAAAACGGAGGCGAATACCGGGGACTTCTGATTTTTGATGTAGAAACGATTGAAGAAGCATTGGCACTCGAAGGCGAAGATCCCGCAGTGAAAGCAAAACGTCTGAAAATGCAGGCCTTTTACTGGTGGGGAGCAAAAGGAACTAAGTTGCCTTAA